From Flavobacterium alkalisoli, the proteins below share one genomic window:
- a CDS encoding O-methyltransferase codes for MHFISEELENYAAFHSENEPELLKALNRETHQKILQPRMLSGHFQGRVLSLISKLVNPKNILEIGTYTGYATLCLAEGLQKDGALDTIDVNEELVDFQRKYFDLSAYKNQIHQHLGSALDIIPELNKKFDLVFIDADKENYINYFNMIVPMTNNGGIILSDNVLWSGKVLEPVKPNDKSTKVLLEYNKILKDDPRIETVLLPIRDGLTVSRVI; via the coding sequence ATGCATTTTATATCAGAAGAACTGGAAAATTATGCTGCTTTTCACAGCGAAAATGAACCCGAACTTTTAAAAGCCCTTAACAGGGAAACTCACCAGAAAATATTACAGCCAAGAATGCTTAGTGGCCATTTTCAGGGAAGGGTTTTAAGCCTTATCTCAAAACTGGTAAATCCTAAAAACATATTAGAGATAGGCACCTACACGGGATATGCAACATTATGCCTTGCTGAAGGCCTGCAAAAAGACGGGGCGCTGGACACTATTGATGTAAATGAGGAACTTGTGGATTTTCAAAGAAAATACTTCGACCTTTCTGCTTATAAAAACCAGATACACCAACATTTAGGGAGTGCACTTGATATAATACCTGAGCTTAACAAAAAGTTTGACCTTGTATTTATTGATGCCGATAAGGAAAACTATATCAATTACTTTAATATGATAGTACCCATGACGAATAACGGAGGTATTATCCTTTCTGACAACGTGCTATGGAGTGGTAAGGTATTAGAACCTGTTAAGCCTAACGACAAAAGTACTAAAGTACTATTGGAGTATAATAAGATTCTTAAAGATGACCCAAGGA